A region of the Synechococcus sp. PCC 7502 genome:
TGCGCCTGTAGCTGCGCTTGCTGTCCTCCTAAAATTATTTGAGCTTGGCGATTGCGATCGCTTAGAACTCCCGTAACGATTAAAGCAATAACTGTGATTATCCGATTTATCACCGTTGCCCCCTGCACTGGATATTGTCCAGGGAACCAAATATTACTCAAAGTCAGAATTACGGCTAGTCCTGTTAGTTGAAAAGTGATCGAACGGCGGAATTGGGAGTTTGCCAGCAAGATTGGAGCCACATACAAATAACCCATCACATAACTGGGATCAGTGGCAATCTCTAGGCTAAACACACCGATAAATAATCCCAGAATCAAGGCAACTAGAGATGAAGACCGAGATAGGGGCTGAGACATTGTTTAACTTGATCTTTATGTAAGATTTTTTAGGATGTAAGATTTTTAGGAATGTTTTTGTAGGCTTACTATAAACCTGACACAATAAACAATACTTCATTCCCAAGTTTCAGTCCCTATGACTCCTAATCGACGTGGTAAGCATAAAATCTTTATTGGTATGAGTCCGGGTGTAGGCAAGACCTATAAAATGCTGGAGGAAGGACATCGTCTGCTTTCGGAAGGAGTGGATGTAGTAATTGGACTCTTAGAAACTCACAATCGGGAAGAAACCGCTAACAAGGCAATTGGACTGGAACTAATTCCCCGCCAACAGGTGCCATGGCAAGGCATAACCCTACCAGAAATGGATACCAAGGCTATTTTGGCACGTCAACCTCAGCTTGTTTTGGTGGATGAACTGGCACATACCAATGTTCCCGGCTCAGAACGAGAAAAACGCTATCAGGATGTAGAAGTAATACTAGCGGCAGGCATAGATGTATATTCCACTGTAAATATCCAACATATTGAAAGTCTGAACGATACTGTGGCAAAAATTACAGGAGTCATAGTACGAGAACGGATTCCCGATCGCATTCTCGAAGCCGCCGATGAAATTATAGTCGTAGATGTCACACCCGAAACTCTACAGGAACGACTCAAGGACGGCAAAATCTATGCACCTGATAAAATTGATCAGTCGCTAAATAACTTCTTTCAACGTCACCACTTAATTGCGCTCAGGGAGTTGGCACTAAGGGAAATCGCTGACAATATTGATGCGGAAGGCATAGAAGAGGAAAGTCCTCAAAATAACTTTTATAATGTTCAAGAACGAGTTTTAGTCTGTGTTTCTACTTACCCAAATTCTTTACAACTCCTACGGCGGGGGGCAAGAATCTGTACCTATATGCACGGACAACTTTATGTGCTGTTTGTGGAAGACCCCGATCGCTTTTTAACTAAATCTGAAACTCTACATATCGAAAACTGTCAAAGGCTTTGCCAAGATTTTAAGGGTGAGTTTATTAGAGTGAGGGAATATAACATCGCTAAGGCAATCACTCAAACTGCCCAAAAACATCGGATTACGCAAATAGTAATGGGGGAAAGCCAAAAATCACGATGGCAAATGCTCTTAAAAGGTTCATTAACCCAAACAATTCTCCGCCAACTAAAAAATGTGGATATTCATATCATCTCCACTAGCGATCGCCCTTAGGTCTAATTAGATAAAATCAACAAAAAAGGGATGGCATAACCACCCCAAACTTTTTCTATTCTTTTCCTAATTTAAGATTTATCAGTCTTAGATTAGCCTTAGTAATCGTAGTCTCCAGCACCGCCACCAGCAGGAGCAGCAGCTTTTTCTTCGGGCTTATCTACAACAATACATTCTGTGGTTAGAATCATGCCTGCGATCGAAGCGGCATTTTGTAAAGCAGAACGAGTTACTTTAGCAGGATCAACAATACCAGCAGTAAACATATCTTCAAACTGGTTGGTCATAGCGTTATAGCCAGTATTAAAGTCTTTTTCCTTGACTCTTTCGGCAATTACGGCACCATTTTGTCCAGCATTTTCAGCAATACGCTTAACGGGAGCCAATAAAGCCTTGGCTACGATCAATGCACCTGTAAGCTCTTCCGCCTTGAGGTGAGCATTTGCCCAAGTTTCGAGTTCGGGAGCTAGGTGAGCATAGGTTGTCCCACCACCGGGAACGATCCCTTCTTCTACGGCAGCTTTAGTAGCATTGATGGCATCTTCTAAACGGAACTTGCGATCCTTCATTTCAGTTTCCGTAGCAGCACCAACTTTGATTACAGCTACACCACCCGCTAATTTAGCAAGGCGCTCTTGGAGTTTTTCCTTATCAAAGGAGGAATCAGATTCTTCGATTTGGCGACGGATTTGTTCACAACGTGTCTTCACCGCAGCTTCATTACCTTCAGCCACAATGGTTGTAGTATCTTTAGTGATCACAATACGACGAGATTTACCCAGCGCATCTAACTTGACTGTGTCTAAACGTAATCCTGCATCTTCAGTAATAACTTGAGCACCAGTTAGCACAGCAATATCTTCCAGCATGGCTTTACGGCGATCGCCAAATCCAGGAGCTTTAATAGCACACACATTCAAAATGCCACGGAGACGGTTGACCACTAGGGTTGCCA
Encoded here:
- a CDS encoding universal stress protein, with the translated sequence MTPNRRGKHKIFIGMSPGVGKTYKMLEEGHRLLSEGVDVVIGLLETHNREETANKAIGLELIPRQQVPWQGITLPEMDTKAILARQPQLVLVDELAHTNVPGSEREKRYQDVEVILAAGIDVYSTVNIQHIESLNDTVAKITGVIVRERIPDRILEAADEIIVVDVTPETLQERLKDGKIYAPDKIDQSLNNFFQRHHLIALRELALREIADNIDAEGIEEESPQNNFYNVQERVLVCVSTYPNSLQLLRRGARICTYMHGQLYVLFVEDPDRFLTKSETLHIENCQRLCQDFKGEFIRVREYNIAKAITQTAQKHRITQIVMGESQKSRWQMLLKGSLTQTILRQLKNVDIHIISTSDRP
- the groL gene encoding chaperonin GroEL (60 kDa chaperone family; promotes refolding of misfolded polypeptides especially under stressful conditions; forms two stacked rings of heptamers to form a barrel-shaped 14mer; ends can be capped by GroES; misfolded proteins enter the barrel where they are refolded when GroES binds) — its product is MAKRIIYNEDARRALERGMDILTEAVAVTLGPKGRNVVLEKKFGSPQIINDGVTIAKEIELEDNVENTGVALIRQAASKTNDAAGDGTTTATVLAHAIVKEGMRNVAAGANAISLKRGIDKASSFLVEKIAAHSRPVVDSKAIAQVGSISAGNDEAVGQMIADAMDKVGKEGVISLEEGKSMTTELEITEGMRFDKGYISPYFVTDSERMEASLEEPFLLVTDKKIALVQDLVPVLEQVARTGRPLLIIAEDIEKEALATLVVNRLRGILNVCAIKAPGFGDRRKAMLEDIAVLTGAQVITEDAGLRLDTVKLDALGKSRRIVITKDTTTIVAEGNEAAVKTRCEQIRRQIEESDSSFDKEKLQERLAKLAGGVAVIKVGAATETEMKDRKFRLEDAINATKAAVEEGIVPGGGTTYAHLAPELETWANAHLKAEELTGALIVAKALLAPVKRIAENAGQNGAVIAERVKEKDFNTGYNAMTNQFEDMFTAGIVDPAKVTRSALQNAASIAGMILTTECIVVDKPEEKAAAPAGGGAGDYDY